The sequence CCTGCTCTCGTCGTAGCGGGCGGCCTCGTCGTCGTAGTCGAGCATCCTCAGCCCCGTACCCCGTGGGCGGCGGAGAGGTCCTCGACGCGGCGCGCGAGGGTGACGTCGAGCGCGGTGATCCTGCCGCCCGCGCTGTGCGTGTGGGTGGCCACCTCGACGGTGTTGTAGCCGAGGGTGAGGTCGGCGTGGTGGTCCATGTCCTCCTGGACGGAGGCGATGTGGAGCACGAGAGCGGCTGCGGCGAGGTGGTTGGGGAGGCGGGTGAGGCGGTCGTCCTCGCTGCTCCAGCCGGGCAGGGTGGCGAGGGCGGTGTCGATCTCGGCGGCGGGCAGCGGGCGGGCGGCGGGCAAGGCTGCTCCTCGGGGGGGGTACGTCCGGCCGGGGACGGGCCGGTTGATGGCGGCTCAGGCTACCGGCCGGTCCGTGCGCGCGGCCGGGCGGGCACGCGGGGCCGCCGGGTGACGCTCTTTCACGGGCCGGGTCAAGACTTTCTTTTGGTCTAGGCCAATCCATT comes from Streptomyces sp. Tu6071 and encodes:
- a CDS encoding 4a-hydroxytetrahydrobiopterin dehydratase — protein: MPAARPLPAAEIDTALATLPGWSSEDDRLTRLPNHLAAAALVLHIASVQEDMDHHADLTLGYNTVEVATHTHSAGGRITALDVTLARRVEDLSAAHGVRG